The Capsicum annuum cultivar UCD-10X-F1 chromosome 1, UCD10Xv1.1, whole genome shotgun sequence sequence tcatgAACAAGCAAGGATTTCAattgggggattcaagttcaagcaaattccaccatcaattttcaagaatctctccatcaatcttcattaaATCAAGAACTGAggtatgcataatttttattcatggatccctttaatccatgaagttcaagaatccacttttaacttatatatcatgatatttatgttgtgaatggattgtgttcatgttgtGATGGTTGCATGACTCCCAAGATTTAatctttatcatgttttcatgaaaccatgttagGATAGGATTGAAATCCATGCAATGGAGATAAATTGTGGaatcatattataattaattgatgatcatacctatgccctagattgtgcatgcaaggtgtttaaCAAAATGCCTAGTATACTAAAAATCATGTATAATGGCCCAATTGTGGTTTAAATGCTAAATACATGCAAATTTACTTATGTTTAACATGACTCCCATATTATTGATTTTGCATTAAGCTTGCttgatgaaatgttcatgatattagaagCATGTAGACAAGTCATGCTTATGTGCTCCCTTATCCATGTATTAGATTATGGAAATCAAGTGCCTCATGCAATATTCCCCAACTATTATATGATGAATTGTGAACTCTAGTCATATGTTCAAGAgtgtcaagttgtgtcagtttcattctatcgagtcctggggtacttgtatccgaaaactatagctgtgtgcctagagctagtgtcatgttttcatgatactctcagtcaagcaatgatccatagaactcagtcagtcatgcgactcaggaaaactcaataatctcaaaaatctcataaatatcagtagttcagtaatctcagtgatctcggtacttagtaatctcagtattcccaTTAATCTCCATAATATCGATACTCTCAGTCTATCatcaaatctcagtaatatttctgtcagtcaacggaactcagtgaactcagttcagctcagctaaataatactttttttattagttctgttcaattaatcagtttaatatctattcagttgggagtaagattcagcactgagtgaacccaaggatgaggactcacttgttatttagtggagggtgtgatccttagaagcaatccttctgttccataactacgtagccagcgtaggttgagatgtccctacaTATAGGGCTAACACATCTCATTCAAGTTCTCCTAACAGTAGGGGTAGACGGAAAGAGCTCCCGAAACAGAAAAAAGGGTTTACTCACAGTTTGTCTTTACatgtggcacagtattgacacccttccagctagggtacaggttggaccccactagttcagttCCGGGGCAgttcggttagatgattacctctcaatGTCTCAGTtccagtaaaaaaactcagatagttcttcagattcaggactgtcagatatagtcaactcagttcagtatagaactcagatagttctatcagaaattAGATTGTCAaacacagtcgctcagtatcagttatatcggttatatcgatcatcatagttatatcaattatatcagttattagtaactcatgttatcagtattcagtttcaatactatcagatacagtcaatcagaccagttctttataatcagaaatgtcagaaacaatcattcatttatcagtaatatagtatcagtctctcagtattcagtaatacaatatcagttcctcacttattagtgactcAGATAtcaacatcagtaaactcagtcatttagtatcttaGTATTGACAAACTCATGTTGtgagtattcagactcagtagtcagtatcatcgcGAGTTGAGTtacagttacttatgcatgtatgtattctcacgttcatattagtcagttagttagcattgttcatgcatacaaaccctttgcattcagtttacctcacttgcatactcagtacattcagtcgtactgacgcattcacgctatggttttttatatgccataggttcagagacacgagctccagagcagcagtagtattccagATTTTTAGCAGACAGactaatggtgagtcctcatcactcGAGGACacttatcatttcagtattttcgCATTTAGTTCATTTTCTGTattttagagttagttggagacatgttccttcaactccttattcagtatagttaaaggctttcagactataacatGTCAGAcagtttttatcagttttgggtaatgttataccattttcagacattgttttatcagacgttttattcagtttgaaccttgtGGCCTTTCAGCCTTCATTTCCGCATTATATACGGTATGTTATGAAgagtacaggtacagatatcagtcatgggttagcttgtggtccttcagggtcatgagcatcgtgtagtgttccaggtactagattcggggcgttacaatatctgACCACTATAGTCAGAAATACTAAtagctaaataaatatatgactaaatatataatcatacccttatatatatacagaaattaaataattatttaaataaattattagcaATATATTTCCGaccactgtagtcgaaaatataaataatcaaataagtaaattattaaatatatatttccgaCCACTATAGtcggaaaaaataataataaaataaataaattattaaatatatattttcgacCACTGCAGTTAGGGATGACAATTTCAGCtcatatttgtgaaaagagtccatttaacttatatttattgaattggatcactcatatttcaaatgggtaaatatggacttcaactcattttaaaagctcaaacaaatatagacaaaatgggtaaaatatgggtacccatttaaacatagagatcacccacctatactttaaattttatttttttcttcttttctagtttcttttcttcttttttatttttatttttccctttaatttactttttttcttttgcattttttttatttttttactcgtttcttataatttctttttttctttctcatcttttcatctatttttttatttttatttttatttctttttctttatttttttttttcattttctcttttctcattcttattttatcattcgtattcgcttgagacctacatgggttaataaatataagcttctaattattccatttagcctatacaattcatagcatctcttatcaattaaatatactctatatatagtctctcccctttattattattttttctattttttatttctttttttttcctttcttttactattttttctttctttttttctttttcatttttttatttttttcacttattttttactcgtttcttacacttttttctttcttatttttcatcaatttttttttaattttatttattttttcttcgcattttttttttgtattttcatttccacctttttcattcttggttcgtcatttttgtcatttttattcttttttttatatccttttcctcatctttttttttttgtcattgcattttatattttacatatttttttactttaaatttatttgtatcatactatatatttcaaataaatttattatttgtatttgaatagtttagttgtcaatatgtacaatttatcatttgtatttatatacaaataagtatatgaattaattatattttcttgagattaaaatatataaatatacaatatatcattcaatgcaaatgtgtcattagtatttgtatatcaaatttatcatttatatttgtatataaacaagtatcattagtatgcgtatggttcaagttgtataaacatgtatcatttgatacaaatgtaacatttgtatttgtataatttagcaattgtatttgcataattttattatttttatttgtattattcaatttatatcaataaaatataatttttatcaatatatataaaatataagtgcgaattatataaaatatatatgacggTGCaaactataaatacaaatatgaGCTTGAAATCTaataaacaaatacaaatatacaattgtATTAAGTAAGCTCGGTCCATCTTTATTCCATTTCATATATGGCTGAGGATCCACATATCCTTCGATTTATGGGAAAGTCCAGCTTCAAATCCGACTTCTAACTCCCTGATCTTAGAGTTCTCGCTAGAGCAAAAGTAAGGAACGAAGCGAGGAACTCAAGGTCAGGCAAGGCAGGAAGTACGTAGAAACCTTGATTTGTGTATTTCTTACGATTGCTAAAGATATTTGGTTTGACGAATGTAATTTCAAGATCTTTCTGAATACTATCTCTGTATCTATTCATTAGGTGGAGTCCACTTGAGTgtacttacaaaaattataaatgttggacgaatataaatcaatatgcgtttatgatattttcgttatcataaaaaaaagaagaaaatcaaaaataaaaaaaaacaataaagaaaaaagaagaagaaagagaggtagaagttagagatagaagagagagaaaaatagtaaagaaaaaatacaaaaaaattagaaagaaaaaaataatgaaaaaggagaaaaggaaaaagaaaaaaaaaatgaggatGAATACAAATATTCTgaatggttatgatatctcagtcatcattcataatttgtactcgacttaatcatgttatttgaaaatgaaaaaaatataaaatataaaataaaaccaaaaaagaaaaaaaagtgaaagaagtaaaaataaaaaaaaataaaaactagtaaaaaaggagactaaaaaggaaaagaaaaaaaagaaagagaagcaaaaggtagaaatagaagagagaaaaaaaaaaaaaaataaaaaaaaaaaaaagaaaaaaagagtctaTATATAGaatagagaggaaaaaaaaaactaaaaagaaaaaactttaaaaaaaaaaagaaacgagaaaaaagtcaaattgatATGATAAAGTGGGTTGgaaccatttttacccaattaatatttgatcaaatccatatttatccATATTTATATGAGCGGAttacaatccaaaccatttttgctcgatccatatttaacccatTCAAATTCCATCCAATACAATCCACCCGTTTGCCACCCCTAAGAGGAACAACAGAGTCAGCTGGTAACTGCCCCGTTGCCACCATCTTTTAAATAAGAATACAGCCTTCATTGTGTAACTAGAGTGTGGATAAGATACTTTTGATGAACTTTTCACTTGTAGCTGCAGATTTGGTGCATAGTTGCCCTTAACTCCTTTTAAAGGAACCAAATCATTACAACTGAAGCAAGCATCCAACCAGAACTATTTATTGCATAATGCAGACAAATCAACAAAATTGCGTCGTGGATCCAAACAAGTTGGGGTCGTCTATATGAATCCTCAGGGACCGGCATGCTCCATTTAAGCTTATCTCAGGCTAATGTTTTACAAAGTAAAAATAAAGGACATAATGCAAGTTAAATAATCTGACTAAAAGGATGATAGTGACTGTCCTTACTACATCATTAGTTGAAAGGAAAAAAGGGAGTGATAATTCCATGAACTGTGCAAATGCAAATTgccaaaaactccaaaaataaaagTTGCACTCTTCCTAATTAGAGAGGTGTCCAGCTATCTTTCTGTATTTGGATTAAGTGAATGGCCGCAGAGTATGCTACATCTAGAGTTGTCAGCTTTTCTCCTGTCTTGTGTAGCTGTAAAGTGTCTTTACCTTTAACATTTTTGTCTATAAGCATTTTCTTAGGTTTGCAACTTCTTGATAGTTATCATCATCAGTATTAGCTATTGATAGTAGCACTTGTAAGTCTAGGCTAATAGGACCTAAGCCATATCATCCACATAAGCCCCCAAAACTCGGACGAACAGGTTAgttgtaaagaaaagaagaggaTGAGGAGGAAGAGAGAGTGTACTTGTTGTGCGTGCATGAGGAATTTATGACAGTTGCTTCATCTGTCTGATAATTAATGGGTAGAGGGTGAATATCTAATGGCCTGGGGCTCAATAACAGGTTGATTTATGTATGCCTCATTACCACTATGAGTTTCTTATTATTGTTGGTGCAACTTCATGTTTGTTGACCATCAGTCTTATCTCTTCATATACACCAAATAACATGAGTGAACAATGATATGAGGAACTTGTCACTccttaaaaagaaaatttatcctAAATCATTATAATTGTTATCAACCAACATACCACAACACAACAAGGTTGCCTCACTTTTACACCTCTTGCAGGGTTGTTTCAGCTATTTACTGGATATCTTTTTAACTGATCATGAGGTTCTGTTCTTGCTTGCTGCTTCTAGGAGAAAAGGAGATGCCagtgattttttaaaatgatagAGATGCTAAGGAAGGGCTTAGTTAGCATTAGAAAGTAATAACACTAGAAATTCCGAATAGGAGATCCTATTTCAGTTCCAACAGTGATTATAACACTAGAATTTCTAGTAATGTGTAAATGTTCTGGTGCTTCATGCAATATGAGAAGTAGTACTGTGTTGATTTTGTTGCAAGgttcaaaagtgaaaaaaaaaaggtttatgTTAAAGGTAGTTACTAAGTTCTGGTGAATCAAACAAACATGACTATGGAGAGTCTGTTAACATTGTTTTCAAACAAACATGACTATTCTTAAATTTGGTTGTTCTTTCTTTTTCAGGTGGTTAGTAAAGAAAATCAATGGCATCAAAAGGTAATGTTTTTCGGTTGGAAGCAGCTCTACCAATCAAAGAACACTTGAATGAGGCCCGGAAACCGGTAAAACCTAAATGGTTGAATGAAGAAGTGTGGTCTAAGCTGTTGATATTATGGGACACTCCTGAATATAAGGCGAAGAGGGAACAGGCAAAGGTAAATCAAGAGTCTGAAACGGCTGGCTTGCTGCACACCGGAGCTTCGATGAGTTCCACTACCCACCAAAGAAGACTGGTACTATTCTTGTTCAACCCTTTTATCCATTTCCTCCTTTATTTCATTCCAACAGAAAAGTATTTTCTGTTAAACTATGCCCTCTTCAGTGTGACTCCTTTTCTCCAAATTAAGCAACAAGTCTTTCTCCTCAGGTGCTAAGAAATCTGAATGCCTAAAATGATTATTGTTGAGAAATTCTACTGTTTTGCAATGTGACCTGTCTTTGATACAACATCTTTGGTTCTACCTTTGTTTTGATTATCctcatttttactattttattacaCGGCAATAGAAATGTTCAGGGCAGGATATATTTGGTAATCATTGCCCTAGGAAAAACCTCCTCACGATCAAAGTGGTAGTCTAGTTCAACATGTTTTGTTTGAGCCATGAAGATTGGATTGTGTGTGTGGTGCGACACACTGATGTTATCAGACTACAACACAGGAGAAAAATCAATATATACTCCAAGGTTTCACAGTAAATGAAGAGTCCGTATTATTTCAGCTGCAAGAGAAGCTAAAGCATAATATTCTTCTTCAGCGCTCGATCAAGCTATAGTATGTTGTTTGTTAGATGAACAGGAGATAAAGTAAACTCCCAATAATACAGACCTGTAATAGACGTCCAAGTAATAGCGCACCCTAACTAATCTGTATCAAAGATTCCAACAATATTCAAGAAAGATCTGGACATAACGCGTATGCCAAAGTTGATGGTTCCAGGTAGGTATCGTATATATGTTTCAGTCCTTGCCAACGTATAGTTGTTGGAGTATGAATAATTGAAACACTTTGTTGACAACATATGTTAGATCAGGATACGTTACTCAGAGACATTAGAGTGCACAGTGCACCAACAATGCTCATGTAGTCAAAAGCATCTACATGTGAAGTTGTGCAGGTGGAAATCATTTTTCTATGATGTTGGAGTATGAATGGCAGATCCACACATCATCATTGTCTTATTAAGAATGTCCTTTGCATACTTGGCTTGACTTAGGTAAATaccaagttaaagggcatgtttatgtattatgccatgtTATAACTTATTAGTGAAACCTGTTACTTATAGTAGCATATGGCACTCATATTTTTTCATCTGTGCTAGTATCATTACTTTTAGAACTGTGAAATTATATTTGGTGGTGGAAATAAGTTATAACTTTTGGTCATTCTAAAGTTCTACATTGTGCTTGCTGTGCTGCTCCGTATTGCACATTTTAATATTTGGCTCCAAAGTTCCTTAGCTTTTAATATGCAAAGTATTTCCACCTACTCCTGCTCCAAGTATGCGGCGCGCCCTGCAAAGTTAAGGGCATTTACTATGGGAATTTGCATTGGGATTGTTCGCTACAGTCCTTCAAACGAGGATTCTTCTTAGCAGGGGTAAATTTGATTGAAAGCTTGCCTGATGATGACTTTTGTAAGGTTAAACCACATTAATGATTTGTCTTTGACATCTATGTAAGTTGCTGACTGCTTTTGTGTTTTCTGTTTCATACACATTCTTTCATTGTGTATGAAACAGATGAATTTAGCTGCATTTAGTTTAGTAACTTGTTATCAATCAAGATTCAGTCAAGTTTCGATCCAATAGTAGGATCACTATTATATCGGTAGATTTGTGCAGAACAATCGATTGTACATATACTCCAATTGATGCAGAGAAACAGAAGCACCAGCAGGATGTATGTACTTCTGTTTGAAGGATTCTCTGATAGTTCCTTTACCCACTGATGTTTTTCCATATGCTGATTCTTGTGCAGACTTAAGATAAACTATTTATAAATCCGTAAATACGTGTTCTTCTACTGTTTCATGCTATAGTCGAAGTtggtctattttttaaaataatttgtttcGTCATGGGTAAAATTTTGCAGAAATTCCTAAATGGGGGAGTAGATGTACCTCTTTCTAAACCTAAATCCTTCAAAGAGACGCATAAGAAGAAAAAGTCGGACAGTACAAGAGCAGAATGGGTCGAACCTCGTGCTAAGGCTGCATATGTAAGATActaacttttatatatattattttcttattattcaaCTTAGCTTGTTTACATAaagacaattatttttctttctggaAGGATTTCAAAAAAGCATTGAAGATTGGCGTCGTCAAACTCAACCTGCTTTagaggatggtaccatggtccaaccatcGCCTGCTGATATGACTAGAAAATTGAAAACTGTGGTAGGTGGTCGAAAGAAGGGTAAAACCCACGGGCTTGGAGTTAACCAATCCTCGAGTAGTTCTTTCCCAATGTTGCCCAACTCCGCTTTTATTTAGCAAAATGCGGAAGAATTGGAAgcgatgaaaaataaaattgaagagttGACGCAGCAGTGTGCAACTAGTGATGCCAAATTTGTCAAGTTTGAGGCGCTATTCAAG is a genomic window containing:
- the LOC107857400 gene encoding uncharacterized protein LOC107857400: MASKGNVFRLEAALPIKEHLNEARKPVKPKWLNEEVWSKLLILWDTPEYKAKREQAKVNQESETAGLLHTGASMSSTTHQRRLKFLNGGVDVPLSKPKSFKETHKKKKSDSTRAEWVEPRAKAAYDFKKALKIGVVKLNLL